Part of the Capricornis sumatraensis isolate serow.1 chromosome 9, serow.2, whole genome shotgun sequence genome, TCATAGCTAGATTAAGAATATATACTATAAAgtccaaaaaagagaggatatttgTATACAGGGATCTTCTTgatagcttagatggtaaagaatccacctgcaatgcaagagacccagtttcaatacctgggtctagaagatcccctggagaagagaatggccaaccactccagtattcttgcttggagaattccatggacagaggagcctggcaggctatggtccatggggtcacgaagagttggacatggccaagcaactaacactttcactttttcatatgtacacatatagctgattcactttgctgtacagcagaagatATAATAACATAGTAAAGCAACTGAATTgcaataaaaataagtttaagaaaagaaaatgcaccaTAAAGCCAGCAAGTAGTTTACTAATGGGGAAACTAGATGCATTATTTTAGGATCAAGAACAAGCCAAGCATACTTACTGTCTCTGCTGTTCTTTAACATGGAACTGAATGTCATGAGGGATGctacaagggaaaaaagaagataCATAAGGATTGGAAGGGAAGACTTGAACATCTATCTAGAAAAGATTAAAGAATAAAGATGTAACATGTTAGAACAATAAGAGATCACAAGCTACATAAAGAAAGATCAACTTTCAAAGATTCATGATCTTTCTCATAATATTATATCTAATAATCATCAAAGTATACAATTTAAGttaaaattaagataaaactCCCAATAGCAACACCAGCTATACAGAAACCTCTCAAGCATTTTGGTTGCAGGATATCTTTACACTAAAAAATTACTGAGGCCCCTAAAGGGTTTTTGTTTGAGTGGATTGTAACAATTTTTACTATGTTAGAAATTAAAaccaagaattaaaaatatttaattattagtaCATTTAAAAGAACACTAATAAAACTAGCACATGCTAGTAACATTTTTTAGTTAAgtaacattttcagaaaaacttAAGAGTGAGAAGAGTGGCTTTGttgcacattttttttaatacacttaaTATCCGCCTTGTAGGAGACAATTTGATGGCAGTGTCTGCTTCTTCATTCAGTCTAAAACATGTTGTTTTAGTTGAAGTAGATGATGAAAAACATTCTCACTCGTAGAATAAGGATCTCACGGACCCGCAGAAAAGTTGTCAGGGACCCCCAGAAGTCTTCACATCACACTCAGAATATCTCTGTTACAAAAACAGCTGGAGTTAACCAGAAATGTAAATACTCCAAAGACTTGAGTCTGAGAACCACCGACCCACAAAGTGCAAAGGTCACCTGCATTGGGTGAGAGCTAAAGACTCAGATGGACAAACTGAGAAGACCTCAGGGAGCCTCCCAAGATGGAGCTCTTCCCTAACGACCTTCTCCCCAGGACTGACCTCCATCCCCAGGCTGGGCAATGCTTGCCACAACTGTAGGGTTCTTCCTTCCTACCATTCCCTCCAGGTCTCCCTCAGCCTGGCCTGCCTTTTCCATGAAGTGGCCAGTAGGGAAGGGCAGAAGAATCTCTGCTGCTTGATGCTATCAGTGGTACCCATAGGCCGGGGTGGGATTGGACCTCCTAGAACAGATACTGTCTGCTTATTTCTGCTGTAGCCTTTCCTGCTGGCTGCTCCCTAGGGTCTCTTCAGGATGCCAGCCTAGAAGATCTGTCTTCAGGGTCTGGAGAGGCTGGGAGGGGCCACAAGGGATCTTCAGGGACTGCTGCCTCTAAATTTCCTCCAAATATCCACACACAAAAAGACTCTCTGCTTTCTGTACTCAGAAATCTCAGCTCATGTTCAGGGCTGAGAAGTTCCCAGTCACTGAGGAGACTAGGTTGGACACAGATAATGTCATCAACTTGGGATCAAGGAAGGGTCAGAGGTAAGGCAGGAGCTGGAGAAATCCCAAGTGGGAATCAGTGACTCTGCCCTGGGGTGAGGGCagctggagggcttcccagacAAGGGTAATTGAGAGCTGAATCTTGGGTACTGGTTTCTCTCGGGCATTTTAAGTGTTCAACATCTATGGTCAAACTGGATCATCTTAACTTCTCTTCTCAATAAAATTACACCGTATTCCCATGGTCCTGGTGACCTAGTCACATAGTCTGACATTCACATATGCCTCCTTGTTATGTTATAGAACACAAATATTTGGGGTTTTGGTGTTGTCCTTGATCTCTGACCCTGTGATAAGAGTGTCTTTTGTATGCTAATGAGATGACTGGTGGCTGTGGGTTTATCCTTATAAAACATCTTTTGTTTGCAACTCAAATATTTAACCTCATCTTTTAAGttaacaatttacattccacaGAGGAATGTGAATTCCTGGATCCTCAATCATATATTCCCCAAAATCAGCATGGGAGTCAAACAGTCCATAGGACTCTATTTATTCACATGTTATGTAACCTCCACCAACATTTCCTTTCTGCATAATGAATACCTGTAGGTAGCCTCTGATCTCTCTTTGTGCCATCTTGAGATAGCCCTCTGCCCTTTAAACACACTACCCAAAAAGATACAACTTTAACACAGTAATGAGAAATGTATGTGTTACTGAAAGTTAAGTGTGGGAAAAAGATTTCTGTAAGACATGAGCTAACAACACACTTTTAATATGTGTACGTGCTTACCTAAGCACTGAtgcctcttccctttctccttccctctatcacccttctttctcctctaaatcactctttcttttttactttctcccCCTCCTTCATTTTTGCTTCTAGTTCTCTCTCATAGCCCTGTAATTAATAAACAATTGCCATGGAGACAAataatgaattcttttttaattttacatttgtcATAGCTAAAAAGATAGTTATAAAACACTGGACAACTGTGCTTGATATGGAGAAAATTTTCAATGTTTGTtggtttttataattattttctgttattgttttttattttatattagtgggtaaagagaaaaattaagtctTTTCTTGCTTGTCCATTCAGAAAGAACCATGGGCATCAGGGCCAACACTCATTCATGAGATACTCCTTACTTGATCATAGATACATGTCCTAAGCCATAGATGATGGGATGGAGTTTATTACATAGTGTCATGAAAGAGTGGTGCCAGAAGGACACCTTCCTAacggaggaaaaataaatagctaGTATGGAGTGTAGACATTTTAACACATCTGAATCCTTACCATAGTTCTACGGAGACAAATGTTATGATCCTAGCCCTTTTCTTCACCACCAAACTGGTCATCAGGAGCTTAAAGAAGAGAACTTTCTGCGGAAGTTTCTCTGTATGGCGTTCTTCAGCTCCTTATTCCTGAGACTGAAAATGATGGGGCTAAGAAAGGGGGTGAAGACCGTGTAGGTGGTGGCCAGCAGAGTGTTACTGTCCATGGAATGGGGGCCTTTGGGCTTGAGGTAGATGATGGAGGCAAAACCGTAGTGCACGACCACGATGGTGAGGTGGGAGACACAGGTGGAGAAGGTCTTGTGCCGGCCCTCAGCGGAGGGGATCCTCAGGATGGCAGCCACGATGAAGACATAGGAGAGGACGATGAGGAGCAAGCACCCCATCAGGGCCGTGACACAGACCAGGATCACACCCATGGTTACAGAGGCTGTCCCCTCCCCACAGGCCAGCTTCAAGAGGGCAAGGACATGACAGGCAAAATGGTAAATCTTATTAGACCCacagaaggtgagatggaaaACTATCAGTGTCACCATCATCCCCATGACCGAGCCACCAGCCCAGCACCAGGACACAAGGCGGGCACAGTCACGGGGGCTCATGAGCACGTTGTAGCGCAGGGGGTGgcagatggccacgtagcggtcGTAGCCCATGATCATGAGCAGGAAGGAGTGGGTGAAGCCAAACGTGAAGGAGAAGAACATCTGGCTGGCACAGGCCCCAAAGGTGATGGAGCGGTGGGTGGAGAGCATGTCCGCCAGCATGCGCGGGGTGACCGCGACAGTGAACAGGATCTCGGAGACGGAGAGGGCGCACAGGAAGaggtacatgggggtgtggaggctgCGCTCCCTCCAGATGGTGCCCATGATGAGCAGGTTGCCCAGCAGCGTGAACAGGTACATCAACAGGTACAGCAGGAAGAAGGTGGGCAGGAGCTGCTGAGGGAAGTGGGAGAAGCCGATGAGGATGAACTCAGACACTGTGCTGCAGTTCTGAGCAGACAAAGATGCTGCATCTGAGGAGATCAGAAACAAGATGAAGGCCCAGTGGTTACAACAGAGGCTCTAACATAGGTTAAATGATAATTGAAGACTTCTGTACTATATAACTAccttcttaatttttctgggtCTCAAAATTTTCATCAGTAAGATGGAATAAATCATAATAACTGTTGTCATCCCATaatgtgataaaaataaaatgagatcagTATATTAAATGCTGAAGACATAGTTTAGCTCCTGAGTTTTCCACAGAgactacaaaatgaaaagttttcatttttttttggagGCATTGAAGACAAACATAGATGATCAGGATCATATTCTCTTGAATAATGTACCTATTATAGGAAATACTTATTTGGTTCTCAAGGTTGTTAAATGTTTTTCCTCTGagaatatttgtcttttaattgataatttaatacattcattttattttaatactatGTTAATGGTActcttttttatgtgttgtttCATATAGACATTTACTGTTCTAAATGAGCTGAACAGAAAGTTTGAAAATAAGTCGATGGAAGAATATATGCCAGAAAAAATGTACCAAATGACAGCTGAGACAGTAATTTtgaaaacagacaaaatgaaatttaaagaaacaataaTTGCCTTCCATTTATAATTGTAATTCAAAGCATCAGGTTTCCATTGAGAAATCTTCTGAGAAAGAAACCAAGCTTAGGACATCTTATGCCAGTGTGAAAGGGAACTTTCAGTAAGTAATGGCTTAATGTTAAATGCATGCCAGAGCCAGATTGCAAATGTGCCCACTGGTCAAAGCTGATTGCCAGAACGAGGGATCATTGTACAAAGAATGGAGGAACAAGCTAAATGACACCACGAAGGTGCAATCAGACAAATCTAAAGATGGAACATGCTACAGAACAATTGATTTTGTAATGTAGATATCACTCTCACTaaagaatatggaaaattcaAGGGACATAACAAGCAATTGCAATATACAGTCCTAGCTAGGTTAGATGAGCCAGTGTAAATTAATTTTAAGGCAACATGGAAGTTTTCATTATGTTATGAATGAATAATTAGGTATAAATAATGTGAGATCATTATTAGCTTAATTATTGAGcaggccaaaaagtttattcaggtttttctgtaatatcttctggaaaaacctgaatgaactcttTGGCAAACCCAATCTTAATTTTAAATGTGATCTTGTGATTTTGTGCCTGATTGTAAAAGCATTCTTAGTTTAAATGCAGACTGAAATCAAAaattacacagacacacacacatccacactccaagggaaaaagaaaattattttattaagtatAGAAGAACATCAAAATGACTGGCATAAATATCACTAATCTATGTAACTGTATACTTTGGAATAGGAAGTAATAAATAATCAGCATATTTTCAGGGAATAGATATAAACAGGAAAAGATAAATCAATATAAGATAGATAGATGCAGTATGTAGCTAGATTTGCTCAAAGTGTAGAAAGGCAACTTGTGAATTATTAATTAGAACACAATTAATAACATTTGTAAATGGTgacttagtaaagaatctgcctacaatgtgtgagacttgggttctatccctgggttgagaagatcccctagggagggcacagtaacccactccagtattcttgcctggagaatcctcgtggacagaggtgcctggcaggctacagtccatgggattgaaaatagttggacatgagtgagtgactaagcacagaacagcatAAATTAGTTATTGGATATATTTAGACTCCTCAATAAAGAgatattgaacattttttataAGAGTTCAGGGAACTTTTACAAAAACTGAACTTGTATATAGGACAAAAAGACATTTCCCACGAATTTCAAGTATAAATACGATGTAGATTATAGTGCATTAAAAGGAGACATTGTTGAGCAGTAGCTTCTTAGATCCATTGTGTTTGGGAGCTAAAGGTTGTATTAAATAGTAAAATGTAAAGtaaattttaatactttataaaattttataattaaataattcaaGCACCTAATGTcaaattttaaactaaatttgTACTATGAAAAAATACACAGCTTTCAATATATTTATGGAGAAATTTTTACAAGAAAAAAGTCATTCTTTATAAAATCAAAATCAGGTTGTTGTAAAAGATTAAAACAAGGAGAAGAtaccaataagaaaacaaaaaaattaaaattgaagaaTAACTAGAGAAATAAtggatattttttaattaataaaaatagaaaaatacaagttaggaaattttaaataatacactGAGGAAATAAGTTTAGAATATATAGGGAAATGAAgcttagaaaactataaaattccaaATCTGgtgcaagaaaaaaatagagacctTGGGGACTCAAGTCAATTTTGACGAAACTGaaatatttgatgaaatacaGTCATTCCTCAATAACCTTGGCCCCAGTGGGTTTTCAGGTAACCGCTCTTAAATTTTTAAGGAACATTTGAGGAGTATcttatactcatttttaaaagccagaaaaATCATATGGAGTACGCTCTTCCCATTTCATTAAGTTAATGCAATCTTGGTTCTAAGTCAGGTTGAATgttaataagaaatgaaaatgatggGTCCATTTCACCTACCCatgcagagttttaaaaattaaatgttcttgcctggagaatcccagggacgggggagcttggtggactgctgtctatggggtctcacagagttggacacgactgaagcgacttagcagcagcagcagcagcagcagcaagaagacaTAGCCTAGTCAAAtccattcttttttcaaaaatagcATATGATGATAAAGTGTTTTGACTTCTCCCATACATGACAAGAATGGTGCAACATCAGAAAACCTACCATCTGACTCATcaggtgaataaaacaaaaaaaaatcatataattattTCTATCAAGGCAGGAATCTATTTCCTAAAATTCCAgtcctatatacatatatttcttaaGGTAATGATATGcaaaatctttattttcataaTCTTTGGACAAGGCAATAGAACAAATTTGGGTTAAGCTCCAGATCCCAAACAAAATCTTGGAGGACCTATAGGATTGATGGGGGAGAGTCACTAAGATCAGATCCATACTGCTTCCAGTCctatatttatgattttaaaaattggcatCTATTTAATATAAGTATTAGTATATATACATAAGACATTGTTTTATACATACAACATAATgaatgatatatatatgtgtgtgtgtatatatatatgtacatatatatttatatatacacacacaatcatttatgattttaaaaagcctCTGCAAAATGTTACGGAAAGGGATTTTCTTAGCTAGGTAAAGAATACGCACTATAGGTACTGGTGCAAAACAGACACATGCAATCAATGGAACCGAATGGAGAGATCATAAatgaacccacacacctatgttcatttaatctatgacaaaataGGCCAGAATATAAATTGTAGAAAAGAAAGGCTCTTCAATAAGTGTTGCTGGAGAAACTGAACTagatgtaaaacaatgaaattagaacattttcccacaatgtattaaaaaaataaacggaaatggattaaagacgtaAATGTCTTTACATCTCCCACCAAACTCCTGGgagaaaacatgggcagaacatgtttgacataaattatagcaatatTTTTGTCTCCTAgaccaaaagaaaaagcaaaagtaagtaaatggaacctaattaactttaaaaggttttgcagagcaaaggaaacatggacaaaacaagaaaacagcctacagaatggaagaaaacatgaCTGAAAAGGGTTAGTATCCAAAACATACAtctcaatatcaaaaacaacctaatcaaaaaatagGTAGAAGATCTCAGTCatcagttttccaaagaagacatacagttggcTAACAGGaacaggaaaagatgttcaaccttgctgattattagagaaatgcaaacaataAAAAGAGCTATCACTGCGCATCTGTCAGAAGGGCTATCaacaaagtctacaaataacaaatgttggagatgatgtgaagaaaaggaaacacttgtACGTTGTTTGTGGCAATGCAacttggtacagccactatgaaaagcAGTGTAGAAGTTcctaagaaaaaaactaaaaatagaactaccatatcattcagcaattccactcctggttaTACATTTGGATGAAATGGAAACACTTAtgtgaaaatatacatgcacctcagtgttcatagcaggacATTTTACAATAGCCATGATTTGGAGTATCCCAAGTGCCCAAACAGCAGATAGATGGATGGCTTAAGAagattaataatattattaatataaataatatatgcaatggaatattattcagccatgaaaagaatggaaTTCTGCCACTTGCAACAGCTGGGTGGACCCAGACAATATTATGCTTgtgaaataagaaagagaaacacaaatattgtgtgatatcacttataagtgtAATCCAAAGACTAATACACACAaatgtatatgtaaaacagagacagactcacaggtacagaaaacaaactagtgagtaCCAAAGGGGTGAGGGAAGAGGTGAGGGAAAAACTAAGGGTAGGGCATTGAGAGTTACCAACTTTTGTGtataaatagataagcaacaaagacacattgtatagcacaggaaattatagccATTGCCTTGtaaatggactgcagcctactagggtctagcctccgtccatgggattttccaggcaagagtactggagtggggtgccattgccttctaccatAATAACCTTTAACAGAATGTAATTTGTAAAATTAATGGGTCACTATGCTGGACACCAGAAGCTTGTGTAACACTGTGAAACTCAACTGCATTTCAATGCAAAAACACCTTAAAACAGAATATATGCTACAAAACTAGCAAATAGGTTACTAATGGAGAACTTTAGATGCATTATTTTAGGAGCAAGAATCCAAGGTTACTTACTGTCTCTGCTGTCCTTTAACATGGAACTGAAAGCCTTGAGCAGTGCActaacaaaaggaaaagagaaggcatGCAAGGTTGGAAGGGAATAAACACGATTATGCACATAAAGCagttgaaagaatgaaaaggaagttAATTAGAACAAAAGAAGCACAGAGTTTCAGAAGGCAAGATTGACAACAAAGAAACATAG contains:
- the LOC138085904 gene encoding olfactory receptor 10H3-like, which translates into the protein MYLFTLLGNLLIMGTIWRERSLHTPMYLFLCALSVSEILFTVAVTPRMLADMLSTHRSITFGACASQMFFSFTFGFTHSFLLMIMGYDRYVAICHPLRYNVLMSPRDCARLVSWCWAGGSVMGMMVTLIVFHLTFCGSNKIYHFACHVLALLKLACGEGTASVTMGVILVCVTALMGCLLLIVLSYVFIVAAILRIPSAEGRHKTFSTCVSHLTIVVVHYGFASIIYLKPKGPHSMDSNTLLATTYTVFTPFLSPIIFSLRNKELKNAIQRNFRRKFSSLSS